One genomic segment of Nitrospinaceae bacterium includes these proteins:
- a CDS encoding diguanylate cyclase → MAARVNAKKKTVAKRKTVAKRKSAAKVKRPAKKKSSKPVELNMGGMKELLVETSPDGIVAVDRKGVVRYLNAAAQKLLHTKSAEMVGQKFGLPIDTNRPQEVSIAESDHQEIVAEIRTTEAKLGREKIYVVSLRDITERAKMEAQLRALSDVDPLTGLLNRRGFLDASQRQLNLAKRQKWGMSLFFLDLDGLKWINDEYGHLEGDQALIETGAILRKTVRGPDLIGRYAGDEFTILAFEGTDDLDAGDKITTRLRENLDVHNARKRAGRKISFSIGVSKFDSDNTASLENLIDDADYRMYEEKRQKRRTR, encoded by the coding sequence ATGGCCGCAAGGGTGAACGCGAAGAAGAAAACTGTAGCGAAGAGGAAAACTGTAGCGAAGAGGAAATCTGCGGCCAAGGTAAAGCGCCCGGCGAAAAAGAAGTCCTCGAAGCCGGTTGAACTCAACATGGGCGGCATGAAGGAGTTGCTTGTCGAGACTTCTCCCGACGGCATTGTTGCAGTGGATCGTAAAGGTGTGGTTCGCTACCTCAATGCCGCTGCGCAAAAATTACTCCACACCAAGTCGGCTGAGATGGTGGGCCAGAAATTCGGTTTGCCCATAGATACGAACCGGCCCCAGGAAGTGAGCATCGCCGAATCCGACCATCAGGAAATAGTTGCCGAGATTCGCACGACGGAAGCTAAGCTAGGTCGGGAGAAAATCTATGTTGTTTCCCTCCGGGACATCACCGAGCGGGCAAAGATGGAGGCACAGCTTCGCGCCCTCTCGGATGTGGACCCGCTGACGGGACTACTCAACCGCAGGGGATTCCTCGATGCATCGCAACGGCAACTGAACCTGGCCAAACGTCAAAAATGGGGAATGTCGCTTTTCTTCCTCGACCTGGACGGTCTTAAGTGGATTAATGATGAATATGGCCATCTCGAAGGGGACCAAGCGCTGATCGAAACGGGCGCCATCCTTCGAAAGACGGTTCGTGGCCCGGATCTCATTGGCCGGTATGCGGGCGATGAGTTTACGATACTGGCGTTTGAGGGCACCGATGATCTTGACGCAGGCGATAAAATCACCACGCGTCTAAGAGAAAATCTCGACGTCCATAACGCGCGCAAAAGAGCGGGCCGAAAAATCTCGTTCAGTATTGGAGTCTCAAAATTTGATTCTGATAACACCGCCTCCCTTGAGAATTTAATAGATGACGCCGATTACAGAATGTATGAGGAAAAACGCCAGAAGCGGCGCACACGCTGA
- the nadB gene encoding L-aspartate oxidase — MKTDFIVIGSGIAGLNFSLKAAEFGNVLVITKKTIRQSNTNYAQGGIAAVLDQSDTLDSHYEDTLKAGGYHNNKRAVKFMVKRGPALVLELSAQGVPFQQTGEALSLTLEGGHSTSRIAYVGDKTGQAIEQSLVQRVRRHPQITFQENAMAIDLIVRGNRCYGVQYMKENKIHNVFAKATILATGGLGQLYRYSTNPAVATGDGVAMAARAGCELKDLEFIQFHPTALDLKDKRSFLLSESLRGEGAYLKNAEGRRFMQNIHPLKELAPRDIVSRAVFSELRKGPVYLDITHKKSAFLAERFPIISRQMKTYGLDLSRDLIPVSPATHYSCGGVKVNLQGETSLKNLFAFGEVACTGVHGANRLASNSLLESLVFSNEILKTLKCLKSPIREVSTPEHKHTKARSGAKRKTQNIMWDHVGIVRSKAGLREAIEELDQLESTLPGGVNQGIIEARNLIVCGRLIAQAALKRKKSLGCHYRLDSA, encoded by the coding sequence ATGAAAACTGACTTCATCGTTATCGGCTCGGGAATCGCCGGCCTAAATTTCAGTCTAAAAGCCGCCGAGTTCGGAAACGTCCTTGTCATCACGAAAAAAACGATTCGCCAATCGAACACTAATTATGCACAAGGCGGTATTGCGGCAGTTCTGGACCAATCCGACACGCTCGATTCCCATTATGAGGACACACTAAAAGCGGGTGGCTACCACAACAATAAACGAGCGGTGAAGTTCATGGTTAAAAGGGGCCCTGCCCTGGTGCTGGAACTCTCCGCCCAGGGCGTTCCTTTTCAGCAAACCGGTGAGGCGTTGTCCTTAACGCTCGAAGGCGGCCATTCCACCTCGCGGATCGCCTATGTCGGGGACAAGACGGGGCAGGCCATCGAACAATCGCTGGTGCAAAGGGTACGGCGGCACCCACAAATCACTTTTCAAGAAAATGCCATGGCCATCGATCTCATCGTTAGAGGAAATCGATGTTACGGCGTGCAATATATGAAGGAAAATAAAATACATAACGTTTTCGCCAAAGCCACAATTTTGGCGACGGGCGGACTGGGACAACTCTACCGATATTCGACCAATCCTGCTGTTGCGACTGGCGACGGGGTTGCCATGGCGGCGCGCGCCGGGTGCGAGTTGAAAGACCTGGAATTCATTCAGTTTCATCCCACGGCCCTGGACCTCAAGGACAAACGTTCATTCCTCTTATCTGAGTCCCTGCGCGGCGAGGGCGCTTACCTCAAAAACGCCGAGGGGAGGCGTTTCATGCAAAACATCCATCCCCTAAAAGAACTCGCTCCCAGAGACATTGTTTCGAGAGCGGTTTTTTCTGAGCTTCGCAAAGGCCCGGTCTACCTCGATATAACCCACAAGAAATCCGCCTTCCTCGCGGAACGCTTCCCCATCATCTCCCGGCAGATGAAAACCTACGGCCTTGATCTCTCGCGGGATCTCATACCCGTTTCGCCAGCCACCCATTACAGTTGCGGGGGAGTGAAGGTAAACCTTCAAGGGGAAACATCGCTGAAAAATCTATTCGCCTTCGGAGAGGTGGCCTGCACGGGTGTTCACGGCGCAAATCGTCTGGCCAGTAATTCTCTTCTCGAATCCCTCGTTTTCAGCAACGAAATCCTGAAAACCCTGAAGTGCCTGAAAAGCCCGATACGGGAAGTTTCCACCCCCGAACACAAGCACACCAAAGCGCGGTCAGGCGCAAAAAGAAAGACACAAAATATCATGTGGGACCACGTCGGAATCGTCCGCTCGAAAGCGGGGCTCAGGGAAGCCATCGAGGAGTTGGACCAGCTCGAATCCACCCTGCCCGGGGGCGTCAACCAAGGAATTATCGAGGCACGGAATTTAATCGTTTGCGGTCGCCTCATCGCCCAGGCCGCCCTGAAACGAAAGAAAAGCTTGGGCTGCCATTACCGATTAGACTCCGCTTAA